A single Triticum dicoccoides isolate Atlit2015 ecotype Zavitan chromosome 2A, WEW_v2.0, whole genome shotgun sequence DNA region contains:
- the LOC119353673 gene encoding pectin acetylesterase 2-like, translating to MGSWVLLAVVLGSLVGAARGSEPWSNGTQVYSTNANSGSGSNGAFVALTLIQSAAAKGAVCLDGSLPGYHLHRGSGSGSNNWLVNLEGGGWCNDVKSCVFRKGSRRGSSNHMERQLQFTGIMSNRPEENPDFYNWNRVKVRYCDGGSFTGDGADAASGLYFRGQRIWQAAIDDLMAQGMRSASQALLSGCSAGGASAILHCDEFRGMFPSNTRVKCLADAGMFLDSVDIAGRREMRDLFNGIVRLQGSGRSLPRSCTSRMDKTSCFFPQNVLPNIQTPTFILNTAYDVWQLQESLAPRTADPRGLWQSCKQNYASCNSNQLQFLNGFRNEMLNAVKGFSGSGQNGVFINSCFAHCQSERQDTWYSSKSPRLGNKRIAEAVGDWFFERGNAKYTDCAYPCDGTCHHLVFKGRHL from the exons ATGGGTTCCTGGGTCCTTCTTGCTGTGGTTCTCGGGTCCTTGGTGGGAGCTGCGCGCGGCTCCGAGCCGTGGTCGAACGGCACGCAGGTCTACTCCACCAATGCCAACTCCGGCAGCGGCAGCAACGGCGCCTTCGTCGCCCTCACTCTCATCCAGTCCGCGGCCGCCAAGGGAGCCG TATGCTTGGATGGAAGTTTACCGGGTTACCACCTACACCGGGGATCTGGATCAGGGTCAAACAATTGGCTTGTCAATCTGgag GGTGGAGGATGGTGCAATGATGTTAAAAGCTGTGTGTTCCGCAAGGGCAGTCGGCGTGGGTCATCGAACCACATGGAGAGGCAACTCCAGTTTACAGGCATAATGAGTAACAGGCCTGAAGAAAATCCTG ATTTCTACAACTGGAACAGAGTGAAGGTTCGGTATTGTGATGGTGGATCCTTCACCGGTGATGGGGCTGACGCG GCTTCAGGCCTTTATTTCCGAGGTCAGCGTATTTGGCAGGCTGCTATCGATGACTTGATGGCCCAAGGAATGCGTTCTGCTAGTCAG GCCCTTCTTTCGGGATGCTCTGCTGGGGGTGCTTCTGCCATACTTCACTGTGATGAGTTCCGTGGAATGTTTCCATCAAATACCAGAGTCAAGTGCCTCGCTGATGCTGGAATGTTCCTTGACTC TGTTGACATTGCGGGTCGTCGAGAAATGAGAGACTTGTTCAATGGCATTGTGAGATTGCAG GGTTCTGGAAGAAGCTTGCCTCGGTCTTGTACCTCTCGCATGGATAAAACCTCA TGCTTTTTCCCGCAGAACGTGTTGCCAAATATTCAAACTCCGACTTTTATCTTGAACACTGCTTACGACGTGTGGCAG CTTCAAGAGAGTTTGGCTCCCAGAACGGCTGATCCCCGGGGTCTATGGCAAAGTTGCAAGCAGAATTACGCCTCTTGCAATAGCAATCAGCTTCAGTTTTTAAATG GCTTCAGGAATGAAATGCTTAACGCTGTGAAGGGTTTCTCTGGGTCAGGGCAGAATGGGGTGTTTATCAACTCTTGTTTCGCCCACTGCCAGAGCGAGAGACAGGATACATGGTACTCAAGCAAGTCTCCTCGTCTTGGCAACAAG AGAATCGCAGAAGCGGTCGGTGACTGGTTCTTCGAGAGGGGCAACGCCAAGTACACCGACTGCGCGTACCCTTGTGACGGCACGTGCCATCACCTTGTGTTCAAAGGGAGGCATCTCTAA